ATTCTTTACAAATGGCATTTTCACGTTCTTTGCTGGTTAAATTCGGATAACGTTTTACTAAATCTTCACTGTGCACAAACGTGATATGTTTCGGCAAAATCGCCGGAATATCGAAACGTGCTTCCACCGCTAATTCGGTCAAACGCATCGCACGATAAATAGAATTTACGGTTTCTTTTAAATAGGCGAAATTACGGCGACCTTCCGGAATCACTTTTTCCCAGTCCCATTGATCCACATAGACGGAATGCGTCTGATCCAATGAATCTTCGTCAGGGCGCAACGCTTTCATATGCACAAATAAGCCTTCGCCTTCTTTAAAATGAAAACGGGCGAGAGTATGTCGTTTCCATTTCGCTAAAGAGTGAACCACTTCGAACACCGCATTGGGGATTTGTTTTACGTTAACTTGAACCGCTTTCTCGACACCTGACAGATTGTCTTGCATCCCATTGCCCACCTGACTCAAAATTGGGCCTTGCACTTCGATAATACCAAGTTGTTCAATTAAGTTTTGGGTGAAAGTGTTCTTCACAAAACTGATTTCTTGTTGTTGCAAAATAAATGTTTTTTTCATATTTTCCGCCTATTTTTTAAAAAGAAGTAAATTTCATTAGGCATTATTTAACAAAATAAACATATAGCTCAAGTATTTTATTTACCTGTTGATTAATATTGAATATTATTTAAATAGATGGTAAAAAATTAGATAATCTTTAAAAGGAGTTATTTCATGCACAATATTGACAATTTGGATCAACAAATCCTCCGCGTTCTCACCAAAGACGCCCGCACTCCCTATGCCGAAATGGCAAAAAACTTCGGCGTCAGTCCCGGCACTATTCACGTGCGTGTAGAAAAAATGCGTCAGTCCGGCATTATTGAAGGCACCAAAGTGATCATTGACGAACGTAAACTCGGCTACGATGTGTGCTGTTTCATCGGTATTATTTTGAAAAGCGCGAAAGATTATGAGAAAGTAATTAAACAATTGGAGACTTTTGATGAAGTGGTTGAGGCTTACTATACCACGGGAAACTATTCGATTTTCATTAAAGTAATGACGCATACCATTGCGGAATTGCACTCCGTGCTAGCAACCAAAATTCAACTAATTGATGAGATTCAGTCCACCGAAACATTAATTTCAATGCAAAATCCGATTTTGCGGGACATAAAGCCATGATTGCCGAAAATGATTAGGGGCGTAAATACGCCCCTGTTCATATTAATTAAACGGAAATGGAAGGTTAATAATAAGAATGCTCTCCGCGCTGATGTTCCGTTACGTCTTTTGCACCTTTCAATTCGTTCGGGAATAAACTAATCAATTG
Above is a genomic segment from Aggregatibacter sp. HMT-949 containing:
- the asnA gene encoding aspartate--ammonia ligase, with protein sequence MKKTFILQQQEISFVKNTFTQNLIEQLGIIEVQGPILSQVGNGMQDNLSGVEKAVQVNVKQIPNAVFEVVHSLAKWKRHTLARFHFKEGEGLFVHMKALRPDEDSLDQTHSVYVDQWDWEKVIPEGRRNFAYLKETVNSIYRAMRLTELAVEARFDIPAILPKHITFVHSEDLVKRYPNLTSKERENAICKEYGAVFLIGIGGKLSDGKPHDGRAPDYDDWTTESENGYKGLNGDILVWNPDLEKAFELSSMGIRVDESALRLQVGLTGDEERLKMDWHQELLAGKLPLTIGGGIGQSRMAMFLLRKKHIGEVQSSVWPKEMLEQYQHIL
- the asnC gene encoding transcriptional regulator AsnC, with protein sequence MHNIDNLDQQILRVLTKDARTPYAEMAKNFGVSPGTIHVRVEKMRQSGIIEGTKVIIDERKLGYDVCCFIGIILKSAKDYEKVIKQLETFDEVVEAYYTTGNYSIFIKVMTHTIAELHSVLATKIQLIDEIQSTETLISMQNPILRDIKP